A stretch of the Uranotaenia lowii strain MFRU-FL chromosome 3, ASM2978415v1, whole genome shotgun sequence genome encodes the following:
- the LOC129753613 gene encoding cytochrome P450 4c21-like, translating to MAIHLYLLFTAIVLALGCSWWRIRARRAFAKNIPVNINDIMFMGMDMTMFFRDAVGRFDYYNKMFLKHERMFVAMAGPLFHLALSHPDLIQKVLSHPKCLDKPYLYDFVEFELGLFSARYHQWKRVRKAANPTFNLRILHSFIPLFDTCCKRMIKRLKQNEDGATIDLFKYTLRASAEMVCVTTMGGDVLQHKDLDELIHYTDVAMDLVSARFLNLHHHFDIVYMLSSNYWKEKACRKRIVELSVQIMKDHRAKMQRETASGSTAINNVDSETDEPLRKPVIFIDQFLSESSKMEPFSEEEIVHNVATLLAAGSDTSGNVTAHAALFLAIYPEIQEKVFQEINEICPDESVEITPELLKKLTYTEMFLKETLRHCPVGPNIGRKNLVDIELDGIIVPAGTTFLVSLHALHRQKAFWGPDPEKFDPDNFLPERVKDRNPYAFLPFSIGARNCIGERYGMISMKIMFIYIVRNFKLHTKLKHEELKYKFDITLKLNFPHAVQQERREKLIDLST from the exons ATGGCCATCCATCTGTATCTTCTGTTTACGGCCATCGTTCTGGCCCTCGGATGCAGCTGGTGGCGAATTCGGGCCAGGAGGGCTTTTGCCAAGAACATTCCGGTTAACATCAACGATATCATGTTCATGGGGATGGACATGACGATGTTCTTCCGGGATGCGGTTGGGCGATTTGATTACTATAACAAAATGTTCCTGAAACATGAGCGAATGTTTGTGGCCATGGCTGGACCACTGTTTCATTTGGCTCTCAGTCATCCGGATTTAATTCAGAAGGTGTTGAGCCATCCCAAGTGTCTGGATAAGCCGTATCTGTACGATTTTGTGGAGTTCGAGTTGGGGCTTTTTAGTGCGAGAT ATCACCAATGGAAGCGGGTCCGGAAGGCAGCCAACCCCACATTCAACCTCCGAATCCTGCACAGTTTCATTCCGCTTTTCGATACTTGCTGCAAACGGATGATCAAACGCCTCAAACAAAATGAAGATGGAGCCACCATCGATCTGTTCAAGTACACCTTGCGAGCAAGTGCTGAAATGGTTTGTGTAACAACGATGGGCGGAGACGTTCTGCAGCACAAGGATTTGGACGAGCTGATCCATTATACCGATGt GGCCATGGATCTGGTGAGCGCGAGATTTTTGAACCTACATCACCATTTTGacattgtttacatgctgtcctCGAACTACTGGAAAGAAAAGGCTTGCCGGAAACGGATTGTTGAACTATCCGTGCAG ATCATGAAAGATCATCGAGCAAAAATGCAAAGGGAAACCGCCAGTGGCTCAACCGCCATCAACAATGTCGACTCGGAAACGGATGAACCACTGCGAAAGCCGGTCATCTTCATTGATCAGTTTTTGTCGGAATCATCCAAGATGGAACCATTTTCTGAGGAGGAAATCGTCCACAATGTGGCCACCTTGTTGGCAGCT GGTAGTGACACATCCGGAAACGTAACAGCACACGCTGCTCTTTTCCTGGCTATATACCCAGAAATTCAGGAAAAAGTGTTCCAAGAAATCAACGAAATCTGTCCGGACGAAAGCGTTGAGATTACcccagaattgctgaaaaaactAACTTACACGGAGATGTTCCTCAAGGAAACGCTTCGTCACTGTCCAGTGGGACCAAACATCGGGCGCAAAAATCTTGTGGACATTGAACTTGATGGAATTATTGTCCCTGCTGGAACAACTTTCCTCGTCTCGCTGCATGCGCTCCACAGGCAAAAGGCATTCTGGGGACCGGATCCGGAAAAGTTTGATCCGGATAACTTCTTGCCCGAACGAGTGAAGGATCGCAATCCGTACGCCTTTCTACCGTTTAGTATTGGAGCAAGGAATTGTATCG GTGAACGGTACGGCATGATCAGTATGAAGATAATGTTCATCTATATTGTGAGGAACTTCAAGCTGCACACTAAGCTGAAACACGAGGAGTTGAAATACAAATTCGACATAACCTTAAAGCTTAATTTTCCACATGCCGTTCAACAAGAGCGAAGAGAGAAATTAATTGATCTTTCGACATGA